TGCATCAGCTCTTCGCCTAATTCCCCGGCAAAGAATTTGGCGCTCGGCCCTTCAAGCGAAGACGGTAGTTGGTTCCCGAGCGGTGTCGCGGGAACTTTGGCCCAGGCCAGTCCCTTGGCCCCGTATATTTTTGTGAACTCGGTCAGGCCGTCGATCTCCTTGCGGGACCACTTGCCCCCGCCCGGCACGCAGATGCCCTTCACCTGCCCTTTGTTCTCCAGGGCTTGTTTGAAGACCGGGAAATTGGATTTCACGGCCACCGGCGCGGCATCGCACAGCTCCAGGCCGAAGCGCATATCGGGCTTGTCCGAGCCGAACCGCCGCATGGACTCGACGTAGGAAAGCCTGGGAAACGGCGTCGCTACTTCAATTCCGGCCGCTTCCCTGAAGGTTTCTTTGATCATGCCTTCTATCAGAACATATATCCCTTCTTCGGTGGCGCAGGCCATCTCAATATCTATCTGGGTAAATTCCGGCTGGCGGTCGGCCCGCAGGTCTTCATCGCGCAAGCAACGGGCGATCTGGAAATACTTGTCGAAGCCGGCCACCATCAGGATCTGCTTATAGAGCTGGGGCGACTGCGGCAGGGCGTAGAATTTTCCCGGCTGGACCCGGCACGGCACCAGGTAATCTCGGGCGCCTTCGGGAGCGCTGCGGGTCAGCAAGGGAGTCTCTATCTCCAGGAATCCCTCCCGCGAAAGATAATTTCTGACCGCCAGTACGAATTTATGCCGCAGGATAATATTTTTGGCCAGCGCCGGCCGGCGCAGGTCCAGATAGCGGAATTTCAGGCGCAGGTCCTCGGAGGCCGTGGTCTGGTCCTCTATCACAAAAGGCGGAACGGCCGAGCTGTTCAATACTTTGACCTCGCTGGCCAGCACTTCGATCTCTCCGGTAACCATATCGACGTTGGCCTGCCCCTGGGGCCGGGCCCGCACCAAGCCTTTGACCGCGATCAGGTATTCTGATTTCAGCTCTCTGGCGGTCTCGGTCAGTCCGGCGTTTTGGGCCGGATCAAACACTACCTGGGTGATGCCATAGCGGTCCCGCAGGTTGATGAAGATCAGCCCGCCGTGGTTGCGGCTGCGGTGGACCCATCCGCAGAGAGTGGTTTCCTTCCCGATTTGTGGGGAGCGAAGCTCCCCGCAGGTGTGGCTGCGTTGCCAGGCACCGAGGGTTTGTAATTGCATAGGAGTCTCTATTTGTTGTTTATAACCCATGGCATTAATGCCTGGGTTATAAATATGAAGTTAGTTTTCACTCGCCTTGTCCCATATCTCGTCGGCCCTACGCAGGTGTATGTGCATTGCCTGCCTTCGCATAGCGTCACCACTCGGCCCTGATCCTGCGCTGAAATGCCAGACCGTCCAGCCGCCGGTGTTTCCACAGGCCCCTGGCCTTGTCCAAAACATGCCAATCGATTTTACTGCTCTGCCGTCCGGGAACCAGGCTGGAAACGGGTATCTTGATGTTTATCCAGCCCTTTTTGATTATTACATGCGCGTGTTCGGCCGTTTGTCGAGTAGAACTCATAGCCACCTCCTTACGGAAGACACTATAAATCCTCTCACAGAACCGTGCTTGCGGTTTTCCCGCACACGGCTCTTCAGGAAAAGGGGACGACGGTTTTGTTGACATCTGGTCTCCACCTCTAAGGGCGGCAGATGTGTCCCCGCCATCCAACCGCATTCAGCGGTCTTTCCTGTCAGCCCCTTCACTCCGCAGGCATTACCCTGTTTCTTCGCTACTATGAGCTGATCCGACTCCCAATGCACCATTTGCAATTCCTCGCCCTTTTCAGGCTTGTCATTGCATACCCTTTCGGGAATGCATTGGGCCTCCCAAGTTCCTATACACTCCTTTTGATACCGTGCCACGGTCTCAGACCCCGTCGGATTCTTGCATCCTCGCTTAACGGTTGCAAGACTATTGCCTGCGGCCAAATGAACACCATCGGCTACCGACACGATGAACATTTCGGGGCTCAATCCCTTCACTTGCGTTGCGGCCCGGTATCCCATCCCCCTGGCTTCACGATGGCAGGTTACCCCACCAGGTGCAGGGTTCAGTTCTGAGGCGGTTGCTAACCTTTGCTCAGGTCGGATTTCCTGTCTGCCGACCTGTCCGCAGTAGTCTTGACGTAAGCGGAAGCCTCGGCGCAGGCAGGCCTGTCCGCCGTAGTCTTGACGCAGGCGGATCACCGACTGGTTTGTATAAGCTTTTCTCGGCGCACTCATTATTGGTCTCCTGCTTGTAATTTTGTATTCTATACTCAGCGTCATAAATCGCAACATCACACGTCATTCCCGCACATTCACTGCGTTCAGTGTAAACTCCAGCGGGAATCCAGAAAAATGCTGGATTCCGGGTCAAGCCCGGAATGACAAGCTGCATAAGACTTATGTCGCTGTGTATATATTCTGCCTTTTGCCTTTTGCATTCTGCCTTCTGCCTTCTGCCTTTTGTATTCTGCATTCTGCATTCTTGCCCTGAGCGGCCCGGCTGAGCCTGCCGAAGCCTTTGCCGAAGGGTTGCAATTTGCATTCATGTCACCCCCCCTGTGTCTCCAGTCTCCTGATCCCGTAGTGCCACAGTAGCTGCCCGGCGGCGTAGATGATGATGATCCACATCAGCTGCAGCAGCACCCCCTGGTGGACGCGGGACAGCGGCTCCATTCCCAGATAGATGCGGAGCGGAGCGTAAGCAATGTACTTGAATGGCAGCCAGAACAAAACATTCTGCACCCAGCCCGGGAAAAAAGTTATGGGAATCATCACCCCGGAAAAGACTTCCACTAAAAGCTGCTTGAAGCGGAACACCCCTTCGTTGTTGCGGGTGAAGAAGGCCACCAGCCCAGTTAGGTAGCTGATGCCGGCGTGCAGGAAAAAACTTAAGATCACGCTCAAGGGAAAAAGATAGGGACCCAGCTTGCCCGAAGGCAGTTGGACTGGAAAGAGAAAAGAAGCCGCCACGATGATGGGCAGGGTCATGAAGACAAACATGAACATGGCCCGGCCCAAGGAGCGGAAATAGTGATAAAGCTGAAAATTGGTGGGCTTTAAAAGGTCCATGGCGATGGAGCCGTCCTTGACCGCGTCGCCGATCATGCGGTCTATCCGATTGGCAAAAAAGGTCCGGGCCGACCAGCCGATCACCACGTAGGTCATCATCTGCTCCATGGTGAACCCGGCTATCACCTGCCGCCCGGAATATACCGCCTTCCACAAAAAGTAGTTGAGGGCGATGATCAGCAGATAGGACACGAAACTGGCCAGCACCTGGAAGCGGTAGGCCAGGTAGGTGATGTAGCCCAGCCTCATGAACTGCCAGTATTTGGCGAACCTCTTGATCATTGGACCTTCCGCCCCTCGTAGACCTTGCGCACGATCTCCTCGATCGGCGGCTCCTCCAGCCCGATGTCCCTGACGTCCAGATTGGACAGCAGCAGATGCATCAGCTGGGCGGCGTTGACCTGGCTGCGGTTGAAGCTGATCTCCCAGTGATAGGGGTCGGCGGACTGCAGGTCCAGCGGATAATCCTTAAGCAGATCGGCCAGCCCCGAAAGTTTTACCGGAAAGATGGTCTCCAGCAGCAGCCTCCGGCTGGCGTCCACCCCGTCCTTGAGGGCCTTCAACTCCCCGTCGTAGATTATTTTGCCGGCGTCGATCATCAGCACCCGGCTGCACAGTTCTTCGATGTCGGACAGGTCGTGGGTGGTCAGGATGACGGTGGTGCCGTACTCCCGGTTGATCTCCTTGATGAATTCCCGGATGCTGGCCTTGACCGCCACGTCCAGCCCGATGGTAGGCTCGTCCAGAAAGACTATCTTGGGGTTATGGAGCAGCGAGGCCGCCAGGTCGCAGCGCATCCGCTGGCCCAAAGAAAGCTTGCGCACCGGAACATCAAGCAGTTCCTTCAGGTCCAGCACCTGATTGAACTTTTCTATCCGGGTCAGATAATCGGCTCTGGGTATCTCGTATATCTTCTGCAAAAGGTTGAATGACTCTATCACCGCAATATCCCACCACAACTGGGTGCGCTGGCCGAAGACCACGCCGATTTGGCGGACATGCTGATAGCGCTGCTTATAGGGAATAAGCCCCTGCACCCGCACCTGGCCCGAGGTGGGCACCAGGATCCCGGTCAGCACCTTGATGGTGGTGGATTTACCGGCGCCGTTGGGCCCTATGTAGCCCACGATCTCGCCGGAATCAATGGAAAAGTCAACTTGGTTCACGGCGTGAACGGTCTCGTATTTCCTGGCCCAAAGGTCTTTGAAAGCGCCAACCAGACCGGGTCTCCGGCGATAGCGCTTGAAGTCTTTTACCAGGTTATTTACTTCTATT
This is a stretch of genomic DNA from candidate division TA06 bacterium. It encodes these proteins:
- the aspS gene encoding aspartate--tRNA ligase — encoded protein: MQLQTLGAWQRSHTCGELRSPQIGKETTLCGWVHRSRNHGGLIFINLRDRYGITQVVFDPAQNAGLTETARELKSEYLIAVKGLVRARPQGQANVDMVTGEIEVLASEVKVLNSSAVPPFVIEDQTTASEDLRLKFRYLDLRRPALAKNIILRHKFVLAVRNYLSREGFLEIETPLLTRSAPEGARDYLVPCRVQPGKFYALPQSPQLYKQILMVAGFDKYFQIARCLRDEDLRADRQPEFTQIDIEMACATEEGIYVLIEGMIKETFREAAGIEVATPFPRLSYVESMRRFGSDKPDMRFGLELCDAAPVAVKSNFPVFKQALENKGQVKGICVPGGGKWSRKEIDGLTEFTKIYGAKGLAWAKVPATPLGNQLPSSLEGPSAKFFAGELGEELMQTMSAKDGDLMLFVADQPSVVAAALGALRAECAKRMDIIPKNKFAFAWVNDFPMFHYNPETQGWEPEHHIFTMPKEEHLQYLESDPGRVLGQLYDLVANGYEMASGSIRIHRRDIQERVMKAVGISNEEARKRFGFLLEAFEYGAPPHGGVAPGLDRWIMLLCGADNIRDAIAFPKTASGSGLMEGSPSEVDERQLKELKLKLDL
- a CDS encoding ATP-binding cassette domain-containing protein; protein product: MPIIEVNNLVKDFKRYRRRPGLVGAFKDLWARKYETVHAVNQVDFSIDSGEIVGYIGPNGAGKSTTIKVLTGILVPTSGQVRVQGLIPYKQRYQHVRQIGVVFGQRTQLWWDIAVIESFNLLQKIYEIPRADYLTRIEKFNQVLDLKELLDVPVRKLSLGQRMRCDLAASLLHNPKIVFLDEPTIGLDVAVKASIREFIKEINREYGTTVILTTHDLSDIEELCSRVLMIDAGKIIYDGELKALKDGVDASRRLLLETIFPVKLSGLADLLKDYPLDLQSADPYHWEISFNRSQVNAAQLMHLLLSNLDVRDIGLEEPPIEEIVRKVYEGRKVQ
- a CDS encoding ABC-2 family transporter protein, whose translation is MIKRFAKYWQFMRLGYITYLAYRFQVLASFVSYLLIIALNYFLWKAVYSGRQVIAGFTMEQMMTYVVIGWSARTFFANRIDRMIGDAVKDGSIAMDLLKPTNFQLYHYFRSLGRAMFMFVFMTLPIIVAASFLFPVQLPSGKLGPYLFPLSVILSFFLHAGISYLTGLVAFFTRNNEGVFRFKQLLVEVFSGVMIPITFFPGWVQNVLFWLPFKYIAYAPLRIYLGMEPLSRVHQGVLLQLMWIIIIYAAGQLLWHYGIRRLETQGG